The Girardinichthys multiradiatus isolate DD_20200921_A chromosome 24, DD_fGirMul_XY1, whole genome shotgun sequence genome has a window encoding:
- the LOC124861162 gene encoding OX-2 membrane glycoprotein-like isoform X1, which translates to MRGPALPLCLLLWILGATTQVSGKVAALASLTAEAGRPIILHCNITTVEGEIVRQVRWLDSRSKLLLAYSQTTPVSISHQEANVKLAAAHSDSSHITIKRVRPDDDGCYRCVFDVFPSGQQESSTCVSVTGKVHLEGNRTAISGRPVTLTCWYSLAERVRQVLWRKTAEQGDTTTVASFAKHSPVTEKQFKGRVKLSPTLGETKLTIEKVRTEDEACYTCEFHTFPDGTRSATACLSVYVLPKPEVSHVTTASGVTEANCTAQSRPPADILWDTGNDNRTLGPPIVSIYDQGDGTTVVTSTLFFESALTSEQTVKCVVRHQGLEKALTLPLNTDVHPAKIILLSVCGVAAVLLLSLCACLCKCFICTDD; encoded by the exons ATGCGTGGACCGGCCCTCCccctgtgtctgctgctgtGGATTCTAGGAGCAACGACACAAG TATCAGGTAAGGTTGCAGCTCTTGCCAGTCTGACTGCAGAGGCGGGACGTCCCATCATTCTTCACTGCAACATCACCACAGTAGAGGGTGAGATCGTCCGCCAGGTGCGTTGGCTAGACAGTCGCTCCAAGTTGCTCCTGGCGTATTCACAAACCACGCCGGTTAGCATCAGCCACCAGGAAGCCAACGTGAAGCTTGCGGCGGCCCACAGCGACTCCAGCCACATCACCATCAAGAGGGTGCGGCCGGACGACGACGGCTGCTACCGCTGCGTCTTTGATGTCTTCCCCAGCGGGCAGCAGGAGAGCTCCACATGTGTCAGCGTCACTG GTAAAGTGCACCTGGAGGGGAACAGGACGGCCATAAGTGGGAGGCCCGTCACCCTGACCTGCTGGTACAGCCTCGCCGAGCGGGTTCGCCAGGTGCTGTGGAGAAAGACGGCCGAGCAGGGCGACACCACCACAGTCGCCTCGTTCGCCAAGCACAGCCCTGTCACTGAGAAACAGTTCAAGGGTCGGGTCAAGCTGAGTCCCACACTGGGGGAAACCAAGCTGACCATTGAGAAGGTCCGAACAGAGGATGAGGCGTGCTACACCTGCGAGTTCCACACCTTCCCAGATGGCACCAGAAGTGCCACCGCCTGCCTCTCCGTTTATG TGTTGCCAAAACCAGAGGTGAGCCACGTGACGACAGCCTCCGGAGTGACGGAGGCAAACTGCACCGCCCAGTCGAGGCCTCCGGCGGACATCCTGTGGGACACTGGGAATGATAACAGAACACTGGGTCCACCCATCGTATCGATTTACGATCAGGGCGACGGCACGACGGTAGTGACGAGCACGCTGTTCTTTGAGTCTGCGCTGACCAGTGAGCAGACGGTCAAATGCGTCGTGCGGCACCAGGGTTTGGAGAAAGCTCTCACGCTGCCCCTCAACACAGACG TGCATCCAGCCAAGATCATCCTCCTTTCTGTGTGCGGTGTTGCAGCGGTCCTACTCCTGAGTCTGTGTGCATGTCTCTGCAAGTGCTTCATCTGTACTGATG ACTGA
- the LOC124861162 gene encoding OX-2 membrane glycoprotein-like isoform X2 — protein sequence MRGPALPLCLLLWILGATTQVSGKVAALASLTAEAGRPIILHCNITTVEGEIVRQVRWLDSRSKLLLAYSQTTPVSISHQEANVKLAAAHSDSSHITIKRVRPDDDGCYRCVFDVFPSGQQESSTCVSVTGKVHLEGNRTAISGRPVTLTCWYSLAERVRQVLWRKTAEQGDTTTVASFAKHSPVTEKQFKGRVKLSPTLGETKLTIEKVRTEDEACYTCEFHTFPDGTRSATACLSVYVLPKPEVSHVTTASGVTEANCTAQSRPPADILWDTGNDNRTLGPPIVSIYDQGDGTTVVTSTLFFESALTSEQTVKCVVRHQGLEKALTLPLNTDD from the exons ATGCGTGGACCGGCCCTCCccctgtgtctgctgctgtGGATTCTAGGAGCAACGACACAAG TATCAGGTAAGGTTGCAGCTCTTGCCAGTCTGACTGCAGAGGCGGGACGTCCCATCATTCTTCACTGCAACATCACCACAGTAGAGGGTGAGATCGTCCGCCAGGTGCGTTGGCTAGACAGTCGCTCCAAGTTGCTCCTGGCGTATTCACAAACCACGCCGGTTAGCATCAGCCACCAGGAAGCCAACGTGAAGCTTGCGGCGGCCCACAGCGACTCCAGCCACATCACCATCAAGAGGGTGCGGCCGGACGACGACGGCTGCTACCGCTGCGTCTTTGATGTCTTCCCCAGCGGGCAGCAGGAGAGCTCCACATGTGTCAGCGTCACTG GTAAAGTGCACCTGGAGGGGAACAGGACGGCCATAAGTGGGAGGCCCGTCACCCTGACCTGCTGGTACAGCCTCGCCGAGCGGGTTCGCCAGGTGCTGTGGAGAAAGACGGCCGAGCAGGGCGACACCACCACAGTCGCCTCGTTCGCCAAGCACAGCCCTGTCACTGAGAAACAGTTCAAGGGTCGGGTCAAGCTGAGTCCCACACTGGGGGAAACCAAGCTGACCATTGAGAAGGTCCGAACAGAGGATGAGGCGTGCTACACCTGCGAGTTCCACACCTTCCCAGATGGCACCAGAAGTGCCACCGCCTGCCTCTCCGTTTATG TGTTGCCAAAACCAGAGGTGAGCCACGTGACGACAGCCTCCGGAGTGACGGAGGCAAACTGCACCGCCCAGTCGAGGCCTCCGGCGGACATCCTGTGGGACACTGGGAATGATAACAGAACACTGGGTCCACCCATCGTATCGATTTACGATCAGGGCGACGGCACGACGGTAGTGACGAGCACGCTGTTCTTTGAGTCTGCGCTGACCAGTGAGCAGACGGTCAAATGCGTCGTGCGGCACCAGGGTTTGGAGAAAGCTCTCACGCTGCCCCTCAACACAGACG ACTGA